In Streptomyces sp. NBC_01707, a genomic segment contains:
- the rdgB gene encoding RdgB/HAM1 family non-canonical purine NTP pyrophosphatase, producing the protein MTRLILATRNAGKVNELHAILADAGLTYELVGADAYPEIPDVKETGVTFAENALLKAHALAQATGHPAIADDSGLCVDVLGGAPGIFSARWSGTHGNDRANLDLLLAQLSDIDDTHRAAHFACAAALALPDGTEHVVEGHLLGTLRHTPSGTNGFGYDPILQPEGKTVTCAELTPAEKNAISHRGKAFRALVPVVRELVG; encoded by the coding sequence ATGACCCGCCTGATCCTCGCCACCCGCAACGCCGGGAAAGTCAACGAACTCCACGCGATCCTCGCCGACGCCGGCCTCACCTACGAACTCGTCGGCGCGGACGCGTACCCCGAGATCCCCGACGTCAAGGAAACCGGCGTCACCTTCGCCGAGAACGCCCTCCTCAAGGCTCACGCCCTCGCACAGGCCACCGGCCACCCCGCGATCGCCGACGACTCCGGCCTCTGCGTCGACGTACTCGGCGGCGCCCCCGGCATCTTCTCGGCCCGCTGGTCCGGCACCCACGGCAACGACCGCGCCAACCTGGACCTGCTCCTGGCCCAGCTCTCCGACATCGACGACACCCACCGCGCCGCCCACTTCGCCTGCGCGGCAGCCCTCGCCCTCCCGGACGGCACGGAACACGTGGTGGAGGGCCACCTCCTCGGCACCCTGCGCCACACCCCGTCCGGCACGAACGGTTTCGGCTACGACCCGATCCTCCAGCCGGAGGGCAAGACCGTGACCTGCGCGGAACTGACCCCGGCGGAGAAGAACGCGATCAGCCACCGGGGGAAGGCGTTCCGGGCGCTGGTACCGGTGGTGCGGGAGCTGGTGGGGTGA
- a CDS encoding HNH endonuclease, giving the protein MVDLMRRLGATLGSGSRSYLNRRLRHYGIDVSHFREEPLPTRERRSYSKELLAEAAAHSHSIREMLEYMDLPPRDSPYGHIRKKLDQYDIDTSHFTRGRRYGAGVLDRATLASAVEKSLSLAGTLKLLGLADNGAGRALVKRSIEAHGVSTDHFTGQGHFLGASSPYRKSAMDILRRLAPPAPRTRTSFLRRALDDLGVPHECAACGIGDLWRGRRLVLEIDHINGDWLDNRRTNLRYLCPSCHSQTATFANRSPSLHRRQ; this is encoded by the coding sequence ATGGTGGATCTGATGCGCAGACTCGGCGCCACGCTCGGCAGCGGATCGCGCAGCTACCTGAACCGACGGCTGCGGCACTACGGCATAGATGTGTCCCATTTCCGCGAGGAACCACTGCCGACGCGAGAACGCCGCTCGTACTCGAAAGAGCTTCTCGCCGAGGCTGCGGCACACTCCCACAGCATCCGAGAAATGCTGGAGTACATGGACCTCCCACCACGGGACAGTCCGTACGGCCATATCCGCAAGAAGCTCGATCAATACGACATCGACACCTCGCATTTCACTCGTGGCCGCCGCTACGGAGCCGGCGTTCTGGACCGGGCCACGCTGGCGTCAGCCGTGGAGAAATCACTGAGCCTCGCGGGCACACTCAAGCTCCTCGGCCTCGCCGACAACGGTGCCGGTCGCGCTCTCGTGAAACGGAGCATCGAAGCGCACGGCGTCTCAACCGACCACTTCACAGGCCAAGGCCACTTCCTCGGAGCCTCTTCCCCGTACCGCAAGTCCGCCATGGACATACTGAGACGGCTGGCCCCACCCGCACCCCGGACGAGAACCTCTTTTCTGCGACGCGCCCTTGATGATCTGGGTGTCCCGCACGAGTGTGCTGCGTGCGGCATCGGCGATCTCTGGCGGGGCAGACGACTCGTCCTGGAGATCGACCACATCAACGGCGACTGGCTGGACAACCGCCGTACGAACCTTCGGTACTTATGCCCGTCCTGTCATAGCCAGACGGCGACTTTCGCCAATCGCTCTCCATCTCTCCACCGAAGGCAGTAG
- a CDS encoding HNH endonuclease, translating into MTVRYTRELLEEAAREVANFDEAVRWCGGTPTAGSRRYLRQKMAAAKIDTSHFQKTWVRYTEEALREAVAASSSVMEVLQRLGISPVGGSHTHISRRIASLGIDVSHFVMRRGRPRGARGNLLRLGSPQDGRIAGSRLRRELLRIGIPERCTECGTGTVWNDRPLRLEVDHRNGNWWDNRPENLQLLCPNCHSATDTYRGRKRRAT; encoded by the coding sequence ATGACGGTTCGATACACCCGTGAGCTGCTCGAGGAGGCAGCACGTGAGGTGGCCAACTTCGACGAAGCGGTCCGCTGGTGTGGGGGCACTCCCACGGCGGGCAGCAGGCGCTACCTGCGGCAGAAGATGGCAGCGGCGAAAATCGACACGTCACACTTCCAGAAGACATGGGTGCGCTATACGGAGGAGGCCCTGAGGGAGGCGGTCGCAGCCTCTTCCTCGGTCATGGAGGTCCTGCAGCGGCTGGGGATCAGCCCAGTGGGCGGCAGCCATACGCACATCAGCAGGCGGATCGCATCTCTGGGCATCGATGTATCCCACTTCGTAATGCGCCGAGGCCGCCCCCGAGGCGCACGCGGCAACCTGCTCAGGTTGGGCTCTCCACAGGACGGGCGGATCGCCGGCTCACGGCTCCGTCGAGAACTCCTTCGGATCGGGATACCGGAACGCTGCACGGAGTGCGGCACAGGCACCGTATGGAACGACAGACCACTGCGGCTCGAGGTCGATCACAGGAACGGCAACTGGTGGGACAACCGACCGGAAAACCTGCAGCTCCTCTGTCCCAACTGCCACTCTGCGACGGACACATATCGCGGCCGGAAGCGGAGGGCGACGTGA
- the proP gene encoding glycine betaine/L-proline transporter ProP — translation MAASDLQQVADPEAVKRHPTLFRAIRQRKNPRLRRSDITVTDDQAVKRAVKAASLGNAMEWFDFGIYSYLAVTLGHVFFPSGNNTTQLLSSFATFAVAFLVRPLGGMFFGPMGDRIGRKKVLALTMIMMAVGTFAIGVIPSHASIGLWAPALLIFFRLIQGFSTGGEYGGASTFIAEYAPDKRRGYFGSFLEFGTLAGYVGAAGLVTALTAVLDTPAMESWGWRIPFLVAGPLGLVGLYLRLRLDETPAFQKLEGGNAQATEAADSVETTAKGDLAKIFRQYWPTLILCICLVGAYNITDYMLLSYMPTYLSDELGYSETHGLLVLLAVMIFLMLIISQVGKLSDRFGRKPLLMAGMLGFLCLSLPSFLLIRQDGIPAITIGMLMLGLSLVCMLGTMSAALPALFPTQVRYGSLSVGYNLSASLFGGTTPLVITALISWSGTNLMPAYYAMAAALVGVIAVACMKETAQRPLDGSPPSVETEQEAAELCAAQTPEPKF, via the coding sequence ATGGCGGCCTCCGACCTTCAGCAGGTGGCCGACCCCGAAGCGGTCAAACGCCACCCCACCCTCTTCCGCGCCATCCGGCAACGGAAGAACCCCAGGCTGCGCCGGTCCGACATCACCGTCACCGACGACCAGGCAGTCAAGCGGGCGGTGAAGGCGGCCTCCCTCGGCAACGCCATGGAGTGGTTCGACTTCGGCATCTACTCCTACCTGGCCGTCACCCTCGGGCACGTCTTCTTCCCGTCCGGGAACAACACCACCCAGCTGCTCTCCTCGTTCGCCACCTTCGCGGTCGCCTTCCTGGTGCGCCCGCTGGGCGGAATGTTCTTCGGCCCCATGGGCGACCGGATCGGCCGCAAGAAGGTCCTCGCCCTCACCATGATCATGATGGCGGTCGGCACCTTCGCCATCGGCGTCATCCCGTCCCACGCCTCGATCGGCCTCTGGGCACCCGCCCTGCTGATCTTCTTCCGCCTGATCCAGGGCTTCTCCACCGGCGGAGAGTACGGCGGCGCATCCACCTTCATCGCCGAGTACGCCCCCGACAAACGCCGCGGCTACTTCGGCAGCTTCCTCGAATTCGGCACCCTGGCCGGATACGTCGGCGCGGCCGGCCTCGTCACCGCACTCACCGCCGTCCTCGACACCCCCGCCATGGAGTCCTGGGGCTGGCGCATCCCGTTCCTCGTCGCGGGCCCCCTCGGCCTGGTCGGCCTCTACCTCCGACTGCGCCTCGACGAGACCCCGGCCTTCCAGAAACTGGAGGGCGGCAACGCCCAGGCCACCGAGGCCGCCGACAGCGTCGAGACCACGGCCAAGGGTGACCTCGCGAAGATCTTCCGGCAGTACTGGCCGACGCTGATCCTCTGCATCTGCCTCGTCGGCGCTTACAACATCACCGACTACATGCTGCTGTCGTACATGCCGACGTACCTCTCCGACGAACTCGGCTACAGCGAGACCCACGGCCTGCTCGTCCTGCTCGCCGTCATGATCTTCCTGATGCTGATCATCAGCCAGGTCGGCAAGCTCTCCGACCGCTTCGGCCGCAAGCCGCTGCTGATGGCGGGAATGCTGGGTTTCCTCTGCCTGTCGCTCCCCTCCTTCCTGCTGATCCGCCAGGACGGCATCCCGGCCATCACGATCGGCATGCTGATGCTGGGCCTCTCCCTGGTCTGCATGCTCGGCACGATGTCCGCCGCCCTCCCGGCCCTCTTCCCCACCCAGGTCCGCTACGGCTCCCTGTCGGTCGGCTACAACCTCTCGGCCTCGCTCTTCGGCGGTACGACCCCGCTGGTGATCACCGCGCTGATCAGTTGGAGCGGTACGAACCTGATGCCGGCGTACTACGCGATGGCGGCGGCCCTGGTCGGCGTGATCGCGGTGGCCTGCATGAAGGAAACCGCCCAGCGGCCGCTGGACGGATCGCCCCCGTCGGTGGAGACGGAGCAGGAGGCGGCGGAGCTGTGCGCGGCCCAGACTCCCGAGCCCAAGTTCTGA
- the bcp gene encoding thioredoxin-dependent thiol peroxidase, with product MSERLQPGDTAPAFTLPDADGNDISLADHKGRKVIVYFYPAALTPGCTKQACDFTDNLELLTGAGYDVIGVSPDKPEKLAKFREKENLEVTLVGDPSKETLQAYGAFGEKKLYGKTVTGVIRSTVIVDEEGKVERALYNVKATGHVAKIIKDLGI from the coding sequence ATGAGCGAGCGACTCCAGCCCGGCGACACCGCCCCGGCCTTCACCCTCCCCGACGCCGACGGCAACGACATCTCGCTCGCCGACCACAAGGGCCGCAAAGTCATCGTCTACTTCTACCCGGCCGCCCTCACCCCCGGCTGCACCAAGCAGGCCTGCGACTTCACGGACAACCTGGAGCTCCTGACCGGCGCCGGATACGACGTCATCGGCGTCTCCCCCGACAAGCCGGAGAAGCTCGCCAAGTTCCGCGAGAAGGAAAACCTCGAGGTCACACTGGTCGGCGACCCGTCCAAGGAAACCCTCCAGGCCTACGGCGCATTCGGCGAGAAGAAGCTCTACGGCAAAACGGTGACGGGCGTCATCCGCTCCACGGTCATCGTCGACGAGGAGGGCAAGGTCGAACGCGCCCTCTACAACGTCAAGGCAACCGGCCACGTAGCCAAGATCATCAAGGACCTCGGCATCTGA
- a CDS encoding DUF3618 domain-containing protein: MSDARTPAQIEADIISRREQLAVVLDEIGVRVHPKTIIGDAKAKAVEAADRTAGRAFVAVNRTVSDVKAQFVSEDGAPRLERVVPVALLAAGVLGLVVVSARRKKR; encoded by the coding sequence GTGTCGGATGCCAGGACCCCTGCGCAGATCGAGGCGGACATCATCAGCAGGCGTGAGCAGCTTGCGGTGGTGCTCGATGAGATCGGGGTGCGGGTGCACCCGAAGACGATCATCGGTGATGCGAAGGCCAAGGCTGTCGAGGCCGCGGACCGGACGGCCGGGCGGGCGTTTGTCGCGGTGAATCGGACGGTGTCCGATGTGAAGGCGCAGTTTGTGTCGGAGGATGGTGCGCCGCGTCTGGAGCGGGTGGTTCCGGTGGCGTTGCTGGCAGCGGGTGTGCTCGGGCTGGTCGTGGTGTCGGCGCGGCGGAAGAAGCGCTGA
- a CDS encoding co-chaperone GroES produces the protein MSENTDDKLPIRMLHDRVLVRSDTPEGERRSGGGILIPATAAVGRRLAWAVVVAVGQNVRTVEPGDRVLYDPEDRAEVEVRGVAYVLMRERDLHAVAADRFEGSVDSTGLYL, from the coding sequence GTGAGCGAGAACACCGACGACAAGCTGCCCATTCGCATGCTGCATGACCGTGTGCTGGTCCGGTCCGATACGCCCGAGGGCGAGCGGCGTTCGGGCGGCGGCATCCTGATTCCGGCGACGGCTGCGGTCGGTCGTCGACTGGCCTGGGCCGTGGTGGTCGCGGTCGGCCAGAACGTGCGGACGGTGGAGCCGGGCGACCGGGTGCTGTACGACCCCGAGGACCGTGCGGAGGTCGAGGTGCGCGGTGTGGCGTATGTGCTGATGCGGGAGCGGGATCTGCACGCGGTGGCTGCGGACCGGTTCGAGGGTTCGGTGGATTCGACCGGGTTGTATCTGTAG
- a CDS encoding multidrug efflux SMR transporter yields MAWVLLVVAGLLEVGWSIGMKYTDGFTRLWPSVFTGLGIVASMVLLSQAAKSLPIGTAYGVWVGIGAAGAAVLGMVVLHEPVTAARVFFVCLLLVAVVGLKATSGH; encoded by the coding sequence GTGGCGTGGGTTCTGCTTGTTGTCGCCGGTCTGCTGGAAGTGGGCTGGTCGATCGGGATGAAGTACACCGACGGGTTCACCCGGTTGTGGCCGAGTGTGTTCACCGGACTCGGGATCGTGGCCAGCATGGTGCTGCTGTCGCAGGCGGCGAAGTCGCTGCCGATCGGTACGGCGTACGGCGTGTGGGTCGGTATCGGTGCGGCGGGGGCGGCGGTGCTGGGCATGGTGGTGCTGCACGAGCCGGTGACCGCCGCCCGGGTCTTCTTCGTGTGTCTGCTGCTGGTGGCCGTGGTGGGCTTGAAGGCGACCTCGGGGCACTGA
- a CDS encoding transglycosylase domain-containing protein: MSDEPQQQSGDPGNGNWTPRDLSAGAGAPAGQAAAPEGKKGGTGRPRRTGWRRAVPTWRAALATLLVIALILIGGFIAGYQLVGIPPANPTATAQSNVYLYKDGTVIARDGDVNRQNVQLAQVPLPVQHAVLAAEDRNFYSERAVDIKAMFRAGWNTLTGKGRQGGSTITQQFVKNYYLGQEQTVIRKIKEFFIAIKLNREVSKDHIFEGYLNTSYFGRNAYGIQAAAQAYYGKDIGDITTAEGAYLASLLNAPSAYDVVVHPENKAAAVARWHYVLDGMVKENWLSASERATMQFPVPDKVKRSTGLSGQRGYIVQAVKDYLTTHQIIDEKTLATGGYRITTTLEKKKQNALVEAVDDNVMSQTSDDRTADRNVRVGGASIDPTNGRVVAMYGGIDYTKQYVNNATRRDYQVGSTFKPFVFTSAVANGSRTQDGRRITPNTVYDGTNRRMVQGPNGPTGYAPANEDDVSYGPITVRMATDKSVNAVYAQMAEDVGPDIVKQTAIDLGIPKNTPDLTASPSIALGTATASVLDMTGAYATLANHGRRTAYTLVDKVSKDGEDLTLPDRSTEQAVSREAADTTTAILQSVVENGSGTAAQGAGRPAAGKTGTAEEDKAAWFAGYTPDLATVIAVMGQDPDTGVQEPLYGALGLSRVNGGGAPAQTWAQYTGAALQGTSVQNFDLTLERGAEEPYLPTDEATEPTDTDTPFAPPSDTQPSSPANPPIPPIPPTDIEPAIPPDTPTGPPDSEFTDGGDNGDFDDFFPRGVGGARRDPASTPVPNPLPAPNRP; this comes from the coding sequence ATGAGCGACGAGCCACAGCAGCAGAGCGGGGATCCCGGCAACGGGAACTGGACCCCGAGGGACCTCTCTGCCGGCGCCGGCGCACCCGCAGGCCAGGCTGCCGCGCCCGAAGGGAAGAAGGGGGGCACCGGCCGGCCCCGGCGCACCGGCTGGCGCCGGGCCGTCCCCACCTGGCGGGCCGCACTCGCCACGCTCCTGGTGATCGCCCTGATCCTCATCGGCGGCTTCATCGCCGGATACCAGCTCGTCGGCATCCCGCCCGCCAACCCCACCGCCACCGCTCAGTCCAACGTCTATCTCTACAAGGACGGCACCGTCATCGCCCGCGACGGCGACGTCAACCGGCAGAACGTCCAGCTCGCCCAGGTCCCCCTCCCCGTCCAGCACGCCGTCCTTGCCGCCGAGGACCGCAACTTCTACTCCGAGCGCGCCGTCGACATCAAGGCCATGTTCCGGGCCGGCTGGAACACCCTCACCGGCAAGGGCAGACAAGGCGGTTCGACCATCACCCAGCAGTTCGTGAAGAACTACTACCTCGGCCAGGAACAGACCGTCATCCGCAAGATCAAAGAGTTCTTCATCGCGATCAAGCTCAATCGCGAGGTGAGCAAGGACCACATCTTCGAGGGCTACCTCAACACCAGCTACTTCGGCCGTAACGCCTACGGCATCCAGGCTGCCGCCCAGGCGTACTACGGCAAGGACATCGGCGACATCACCACCGCCGAAGGCGCCTACCTCGCCTCCCTGCTCAACGCCCCCAGCGCGTACGACGTCGTCGTCCACCCCGAGAACAAGGCCGCGGCCGTCGCCCGCTGGCACTACGTACTCGACGGCATGGTCAAGGAGAACTGGCTCAGCGCATCCGAGCGCGCCACCATGCAATTCCCCGTGCCCGACAAGGTGAAGAGATCGACCGGCCTCTCCGGACAGCGCGGCTACATCGTCCAGGCCGTCAAGGACTACCTCACCACCCACCAGATCATCGACGAGAAGACGCTGGCCACCGGCGGCTACCGGATCACCACCACGCTGGAGAAGAAGAAACAGAACGCCCTCGTCGAAGCCGTCGACGACAACGTCATGTCGCAGACGAGCGACGACCGCACGGCCGACCGCAACGTCCGCGTCGGCGGCGCCTCCATCGACCCCACGAACGGCCGGGTCGTCGCCATGTACGGCGGCATCGACTACACCAAGCAGTACGTCAACAACGCGACCCGCCGCGACTACCAGGTCGGCTCCACCTTCAAGCCGTTCGTCTTCACCTCCGCCGTCGCCAACGGCTCCAGGACCCAGGACGGCCGACGCATCACCCCCAACACCGTCTACGACGGCACCAACAGGCGCATGGTCCAGGGACCTAACGGACCCACCGGCTACGCCCCCGCCAACGAGGACGACGTCAGCTACGGACCGATCACCGTCCGTATGGCCACCGACAAGTCCGTCAACGCCGTCTACGCGCAGATGGCCGAGGACGTCGGCCCCGACATCGTCAAACAGACCGCCATCGACCTCGGCATCCCCAAGAACACCCCCGACCTCACCGCATCGCCGTCCATCGCGCTCGGTACCGCCACCGCCAGCGTCCTCGACATGACAGGGGCGTACGCGACCCTCGCCAACCACGGCAGACGCACCGCGTACACCCTCGTCGACAAGGTCAGCAAGGACGGCGAGGACCTCACCCTCCCCGACCGGAGCACCGAGCAGGCCGTCAGCCGCGAAGCCGCCGACACCACCACCGCGATCCTGCAGAGCGTCGTCGAAAACGGCTCGGGAACCGCAGCCCAGGGCGCCGGCCGCCCCGCCGCCGGCAAGACCGGCACCGCCGAGGAGGACAAGGCGGCCTGGTTCGCCGGCTACACCCCCGACCTCGCGACCGTCATCGCCGTCATGGGCCAGGACCCCGACACCGGGGTGCAGGAACCGCTGTACGGAGCACTCGGCCTGTCCCGGGTCAACGGCGGCGGCGCGCCCGCCCAGACCTGGGCCCAGTACACCGGCGCCGCGCTGCAGGGCACCAGCGTCCAGAACTTCGACCTCACCCTCGAGAGAGGCGCCGAGGAACCGTACCTGCCGACCGACGAAGCCACCGAACCGACCGACACCGACACCCCGTTCGCTCCACCGTCGGACACGCAGCCGAGCAGCCCGGCCAACCCGCCCATCCCGCCCATCCCGCCCACCGACATCGAACCCGCCATCCCGCCGGACACACCCACCGGCCCGCCGGACAGCGAATTCACCGACGGAGGGGACAACGGCGACTTCGACGACTTCTTCCCGCGCGGCGTCGGCGGCGCCCGCCGGGACCCGGCCTCCACCCCGGTCCCGAACCCGCTCCCGGCCCCGAACCGGCCGTGA
- a CDS encoding ABC-2 family transporter protein: MRLYAVVAAGGFRRYATYRIATAAGVFTNTVFGFILAYTYMALWDARPQLGGYDMSQALTYVWLGQALLATCAMMGGGFEDELMERIRTGDVAIDLYRPVDLQMWWLAGDLGRAAYQLLARGIVPMVLGALAFPLALPTSPGIWLAYLVSVTLGVVVSFAVRYLVALSAFWLMDGAGATQIAFLAGLFFSGMLLPLTLFPGLLGEVARALPWSALLQVPADVFLGKHTGWGLVGAFAFQGGWALALLLAGRLVQSVATRRVVVQGG, encoded by the coding sequence GTGCGGCTGTACGCGGTGGTCGCTGCGGGCGGGTTTCGGCGCTATGCCACCTACCGGATCGCGACGGCGGCGGGGGTGTTCACCAACACCGTCTTCGGTTTCATCCTGGCGTACACCTATATGGCCCTGTGGGACGCGCGGCCGCAGCTCGGTGGTTACGACATGTCCCAGGCGCTCACGTACGTGTGGCTGGGCCAGGCGCTGCTGGCGACGTGCGCCATGATGGGCGGCGGTTTCGAGGACGAGCTGATGGAGCGGATCCGTACCGGCGATGTGGCGATCGATCTCTACCGGCCTGTCGATCTTCAAATGTGGTGGCTGGCCGGGGACTTGGGGCGCGCTGCGTATCAACTGCTGGCACGCGGCATCGTGCCGATGGTGCTGGGCGCGCTCGCCTTTCCGCTGGCGCTGCCCACGTCGCCGGGGATCTGGCTGGCGTATCTGGTCTCGGTCACGCTCGGTGTGGTGGTCAGTTTCGCGGTGCGCTATCTGGTGGCGCTCTCCGCGTTCTGGCTGATGGACGGGGCGGGCGCGACGCAGATCGCGTTTCTGGCGGGGTTGTTCTTCTCCGGGATGCTGCTTCCGCTGACGCTGTTCCCGGGGCTGCTGGGCGAGGTGGCACGCGCACTGCCGTGGTCGGCGCTGTTGCAGGTGCCGGCCGATGTGTTCCTCGGCAAGCACACGGGGTGGGGGCTGGTGGGGGCGTTCGCGTTCCAGGGCGGCTGGGCGCTTGCGCTGCTGCTGGCGGGGCGGCTGGTGCAGTCGGTGGCGACGCGCAGGGTGGTGGTCCAGGGTGGCTGA
- a CDS encoding ABC transporter permease — translation MAEVAETAQAAEAGGGVEAPGPAFAERSRLVEGVRAYGLIAAMWLRSTMAYRASFVMTTLGNFAATGFDFVAIMLMFAHVDELGGYTLPEIALLYGASGTAFGLADLVLGSMDRLGRRVRDGTLDTLLVRPVPVLAQVAADRFALRRLGRITQGLLVLGYALVTLDIGWTPLRVAMVPLMLLTGAAIFGAVFVCGAAFQFFAQDAAEVQSSFTYGGNTLLQYPPTIFAKDLVRGVTFVVPLAFVNWLPALYVLGRDYPLGLPEWVAFLPPVVAGVCWVLAGTAWRVGLRSYRSTGS, via the coding sequence GTGGCTGAGGTTGCAGAGACGGCACAGGCGGCGGAGGCCGGAGGGGGCGTCGAGGCGCCCGGGCCGGCGTTCGCCGAACGGTCGAGGCTGGTCGAGGGGGTCCGTGCGTACGGGCTGATCGCCGCGATGTGGCTGCGCTCGACGATGGCGTACCGGGCCTCGTTCGTCATGACCACGCTCGGGAACTTCGCGGCGACCGGCTTCGACTTCGTCGCGATCATGCTGATGTTCGCCCATGTCGACGAATTGGGCGGCTACACGCTGCCGGAGATCGCCCTGCTGTACGGGGCTTCGGGAACCGCTTTCGGCCTGGCCGATCTGGTGCTGGGGTCGATGGACCGGCTGGGCCGCCGGGTACGGGACGGCACGCTGGACACGCTCCTGGTGCGCCCGGTGCCGGTTCTCGCCCAGGTGGCGGCGGACCGGTTCGCGCTGCGCAGGCTGGGCCGGATCACGCAGGGGCTGCTGGTGCTCGGGTACGCCCTGGTGACGCTGGACATCGGCTGGACACCGCTGCGGGTGGCGATGGTGCCGCTGATGCTGCTGACCGGGGCGGCGATCTTCGGGGCCGTGTTCGTGTGCGGGGCGGCGTTCCAGTTCTTCGCGCAGGACGCCGCCGAGGTGCAGAGCTCCTTCACGTACGGCGGGAACACGCTGCTCCAGTACCCGCCGACGATCTTCGCGAAGGATCTGGTGCGCGGGGTGACGTTCGTCGTGCCGCTGGCCTTCGTGAACTGGCTGCCCGCACTGTATGTGCTGGGCCGCGACTACCCGCTGGGGCTGCCGGAGTGGGTGGCGTTCCTGCCGCCGGTGGTGGCGGGGGTGTGCTGGGTGCTTGCGGGGACGGCATGGCGGGTGGGCCTGCGCTCGTACCGGAGCACGGGAAGTTGA
- a CDS encoding ATP-binding cassette domain-containing protein, giving the protein MGMDTDTDFIELDNVEKVFDVRRRTGFLRSERREVRAVDGISFRVPRGEMVGYIGPNGAGKSTTIKMLTGILTPSGGRLRVAGIDPSRERTRLAHRIGVVFGQRTTLWWDLPLRDSYRLVHRMYRIPDARYRENLDRCIELLDLGQLLDVPVRQLSLGQRMRGDIAAALLHDPEVLYLDEPTIGLDVVSKAKVRGFLRDLNAERGTTVLLTTHDLTDIEQLCRRVMVIDHGRLMYDGALAGLHEIGASERTLVVDLECELPAIRLESEPSVRTVKVEGPRQWLAFPASGSAAPLVARIAAEYPLVDLSVREPDIEAVIARMYASADSA; this is encoded by the coding sequence ATGGGCATGGACACGGATACCGACTTCATCGAGCTCGACAACGTCGAGAAGGTCTTCGACGTGCGCCGCAGGACGGGCTTCCTGCGCAGTGAGCGTCGCGAGGTCCGCGCGGTCGACGGGATCAGCTTCCGCGTGCCGCGCGGCGAGATGGTCGGCTACATCGGCCCGAACGGTGCGGGCAAGTCGACCACCATCAAGATGCTGACCGGCATCCTCACCCCGAGCGGAGGCCGGCTGCGGGTCGCGGGCATCGACCCGTCCAGGGAGCGTACGCGGCTGGCACACCGGATCGGTGTGGTCTTCGGCCAGCGCACCACGCTCTGGTGGGACCTGCCGCTGCGGGACTCGTACCGGCTGGTGCACCGGATGTACCGGATCCCGGACGCCCGCTACCGGGAGAACCTGGACCGCTGCATCGAACTCCTCGACCTGGGACAGCTGTTGGACGTACCGGTGCGGCAGCTGTCGCTCGGGCAGCGGATGCGCGGCGATATCGCGGCGGCGCTGCTGCACGACCCGGAGGTGCTGTACCTGGACGAGCCGACGATCGGCCTCGACGTGGTCTCCAAGGCGAAGGTCCGCGGCTTCCTCCGCGACCTGAACGCCGAGCGGGGTACGACGGTGCTGCTCACCACCCATGATCTGACGGACATCGAGCAGCTCTGCCGGCGGGTGATGGTGATCGACCACGGTCGTCTGATGTACGACGGGGCGCTCGCCGGACTGCACGAGATCGGCGCGAGCGAACGTACCCTGGTCGTCGACCTGGAGTGCGAACTCCCGGCGATCCGGCTGGAGTCGGAGCCATCGGTGCGTACGGTGAAGGTGGAGGGGCCGCGGCAGTGGCTGGCGTTCCCCGCGTCCGGATCGGCGGCCCCGCTGGTGGCGCGGATCGCCGCGGAGTATCCGCTGGTGGACCTGTCGGTGCGGGAGCCGGACATCGAGGCCGTGATCGCGAGGATGTACGCGTCGGCCGACAGCGCGTAG